One Paenibacillus sp. FSL H7-0737 DNA segment encodes these proteins:
- a CDS encoding ArnT family glycosyltransferase, translated as MSRFKKISSDLILWLILLLAAFLYGYGVWNDHYVNTYYTTAVGSMLQNFHNFFFASLDSAGSVTVDKPPVTFWIQTLSALIFGLHGWSVILPQALGGVGSVLLVYLLVKPTFGRAAARIAALVMATTPVAAAVSRTNNIDALLVFTLLLAAWFLFKGTKSNKMGSLLTAFALIGVGFNEKMLQAYMVLPAFYFFYVLAAKVNWKRKTGVLAASTAILLVVSLSWAVIVDSIPASKRPYIGSSGTNSVLNLAFGYNGVARLTGDRGAGGGGGGMPGMNGGEMPNMNGEMPAMNGEMPNMNGEMPAMNGSGSNSGTDGGRAAFSGRQGTNSTSNSQTGDDDGGAPGQPPSGTDSQGRQFGGDDGGRGNRGGMNGGGSGGGMFNTGTAGPLRLFQSELSGQASWMLPFVLLGIIGLFANLRRKNFTQAHKEALFWLAWLVPVMGFFSIAGFFHQYYLVMMAPPVAALVGAGWSKLWTLYREHSGWLSWLLPAATLVTAGFQWYIVHPYNDTIGSGWSIGILVAGIVVSLVLVVLKGKKKSFIYTTGIAAVLVLLIGPLYWAATPITYGLNSQTPEAGPTSSEGRGGMGGSPSNFGRNSAASANESLLSYLEENNTGEPYLFATLDYGTAAPYIVDKGTSVVILNGFSNSDTVYTPDTLKAFVESGKVKYFLINSGGMGGGRGGSSELTTWITENGTEVPAADWAGSDGGNSGTLYKVTVN; from the coding sequence ATGAGTAGGTTCAAAAAAATAAGCTCGGATCTTATACTTTGGCTCATTTTATTACTTGCCGCTTTTTTGTATGGTTATGGAGTTTGGAACGACCACTATGTGAATACATACTACACCACCGCGGTGGGAAGTATGCTGCAGAACTTTCATAATTTCTTCTTCGCTTCATTGGATTCCGCGGGTTCAGTAACGGTGGATAAACCACCAGTTACCTTTTGGATTCAGACACTTAGCGCACTTATCTTCGGGCTGCATGGTTGGAGTGTGATTTTGCCACAGGCACTCGGCGGCGTGGGCTCCGTGTTACTTGTATACCTGCTGGTGAAGCCTACCTTTGGCAGAGCGGCAGCACGTATAGCAGCTCTAGTCATGGCGACTACTCCGGTAGCAGCGGCAGTCAGCCGGACGAACAATATTGATGCACTGCTTGTATTCACCCTTCTGCTCGCGGCATGGTTTTTATTTAAAGGGACGAAGAGCAACAAGATGGGTAGCCTTCTTACCGCATTTGCGTTAATCGGTGTTGGGTTTAACGAGAAGATGCTGCAGGCGTACATGGTTCTGCCGGCTTTTTATTTCTTTTATGTCTTAGCTGCCAAAGTGAACTGGAAGCGGAAGACGGGAGTATTGGCAGCCTCCACAGCAATATTGCTTGTAGTCTCCTTATCCTGGGCAGTGATCGTGGATTCGATTCCCGCCAGCAAACGGCCTTATATCGGCAGCAGTGGTACCAATTCAGTGCTGAATCTTGCTTTTGGGTACAATGGCGTTGCCCGATTAACGGGGGATCGTGGGGCAGGTGGTGGTGGCGGTGGAATGCCAGGAATGAATGGCGGTGAGATGCCAAACATGAACGGTGAAATGCCCGCGATGAATGGTGAGATGCCAAACATGAACGGCGAGATGCCAGCTATGAATGGGTCAGGCAGTAATAGTGGCACTGATGGTGGACGTGCAGCATTTTCGGGCCGGCAAGGCACAAATTCGACCTCAAATAGCCAGACTGGTGACGATGATGGAGGTGCACCAGGTCAGCCTCCTAGTGGAACAGACAGTCAAGGCCGGCAATTTGGTGGCGACGACGGCGGGCGAGGAAATCGCGGCGGCATGAATGGCGGTGGAAGCGGAGGCGGAATGTTCAATACAGGAACAGCAGGCCCACTGCGCCTGTTCCAATCAGAACTGTCAGGTCAAGCTAGCTGGATGCTGCCTTTTGTATTGCTAGGCATCATTGGATTATTCGCCAATCTGCGGAGAAAGAACTTTACTCAGGCTCATAAAGAAGCTCTCTTCTGGTTAGCGTGGCTGGTGCCCGTTATGGGGTTCTTCAGTATCGCAGGGTTCTTCCATCAATATTATCTGGTGATGATGGCTCCGCCAGTTGCAGCGTTAGTCGGTGCAGGATGGTCAAAGCTGTGGACGCTATATCGCGAGCACTCTGGTTGGCTGTCTTGGTTATTGCCAGCCGCAACGCTGGTTACAGCAGGTTTCCAGTGGTACATTGTTCATCCTTATAACGATACGATCGGCAGTGGCTGGTCCATTGGGATTTTAGTTGCAGGCATTGTGGTTTCGCTGGTACTGGTAGTTCTTAAAGGCAAGAAGAAATCCTTTATATATACGACAGGCATTGCAGCCGTATTAGTATTGTTAATTGGGCCGCTTTACTGGGCAGCTACCCCCATTACTTATGGCTTGAACAGTCAAACCCCTGAGGCGGGCCCGACTAGTAGTGAGGGTAGAGGGGGAATGGGAGGCAGTCCAAGCAATTTTGGACGTAATAGCGCCGCAAGTGCGAATGAGAGTCTGTTGTCCTATTTGGAGGAGAACAATACTGGGGAGCCCTATCTTTTCGCTACATTGGATTATGGCACAGCAGCTCCTTATATCGTTGACAAGGGTACATCGGTAGTTATTTTGAACGGATTTTCTAACTCAGACACCGTGTATACCCCAGATACCCTAAAGGCGTTTGTAGAGAGTGGAAAGGTGAAGTACTTCCTGATCAATAGCGGTGGTATGGGTGGTGGACGCGGGGGAAGCTCCGAGTTAACGACTTGGATCACAGAGAATGGTACAGAAGTTCCAGCAGCCGATTGGGCAGGAAGCGATGGAGGAAACAGCGGGACATTATACAAAGTTACTGTAAACTAG
- a CDS encoding glycosyltransferase family 2 protein: MSTNVRYSIIIPMFNEEAVIQETYRRIKKVMGLTNEVYELIFVNDGSTDNCAQMIEEYSYWDESVKLIDLSRNFGHQIAITAGMDYALGDAVVIIDADLQDPPELILDMIAEWKQGYEVVYAKRIKRNGESLFKKWTASLFYRVLRYSTDISIPVDTGDFRLIDRKVCEELKRLPEKNRFVRGLVSWVGFRQKAIEYERDERLAGETKYPLKRMIKLSLDGITSFSYKPLKLAGYLGALLSASGFLYLMYVLYLVIFTDSVVKGWASMIGITLTFNGFVLIMLGILGEYVGRIYDETKGRPLYIVQEFYEGKKQQDVREQQVLHRQ; this comes from the coding sequence ATGAGTACCAACGTGCGCTATTCCATTATTATACCGATGTTTAACGAAGAGGCGGTCATTCAAGAGACGTATCGACGTATCAAAAAAGTAATGGGTTTAACTAATGAAGTGTATGAGCTGATCTTTGTGAATGACGGCAGCACAGATAATTGCGCCCAGATGATTGAGGAATATAGCTACTGGGATGAAAGTGTGAAGCTGATCGACTTGTCTCGTAACTTTGGACATCAGATCGCTATTACTGCCGGAATGGATTACGCCCTAGGGGATGCAGTTGTCATTATTGATGCCGATTTGCAAGATCCGCCAGAACTGATTCTGGACATGATTGCGGAATGGAAGCAGGGGTATGAAGTTGTATATGCCAAAAGGATAAAGCGAAACGGAGAATCCTTATTCAAAAAGTGGACGGCCAGTCTCTTTTATAGAGTACTTCGTTATTCAACCGATATATCTATCCCTGTCGATACAGGAGATTTTCGCCTCATCGATCGTAAAGTCTGTGAGGAGCTCAAACGCCTGCCGGAGAAAAATCGGTTCGTACGCGGGCTAGTCAGCTGGGTCGGTTTTCGGCAAAAAGCCATTGAATATGAACGCGATGAACGTCTGGCTGGAGAAACTAAATATCCGCTGAAACGGATGATCAAGCTCTCTCTGGATGGAATTACTTCCTTCTCTTATAAGCCGCTGAAGCTGGCAGGATACCTTGGCGCACTGCTGTCGGCCTCCGGCTTTCTATATCTGATGTATGTGCTATATCTGGTGATTTTTACGGATTCAGTCGTTAAGGGCTGGGCATCGATGATCGGAATCACACTGACCTTTAATGGCTTTGTGCTCATTATGTTAGGGATTCTGGGTGAGTATGTCGGTCGGATTTATGATGAGACCAAGGGACGTCCGCTCTATATTGTTCAAGAGTTCTATGAAGGTAAGAAACAGCAGGATGTTCGTGAGCAGCAAGTTCTACATCGTCAATAA
- the galU gene encoding UTP--glucose-1-phosphate uridylyltransferase GalU, translating to MKIRKAVIPAAGLGTRFLPATKAQPKEMLPIVDKPAIQYIVEEAVRSGIESIIIVTGRNKKSIEDHFDKSVELEQTLLEKGKEELLREVQAISELASIHYIRQKEPLGLGHAILCAEQFVGDEPFAVLLGDDIMVSEDPALLQMMRLYEQKEKTIVGVQPVPRQEVHKYGIISSSGSLQGVHEVKGLVEKPSPDTAPSEHAIMGRYILESSIFSVLANLERGAGGEYQLTDALHEVCRNEGLLALDLIGKRYDIGDKFGYIQATLEVGLMREELRPLLVPYLQKLAASQKESEEVGALPWGTR from the coding sequence GTGAAGATTAGAAAAGCGGTTATTCCCGCCGCGGGTTTAGGCACTCGTTTCCTGCCTGCAACTAAGGCTCAGCCCAAGGAAATGCTGCCCATTGTGGATAAGCCGGCGATTCAATATATCGTAGAAGAAGCTGTTCGATCCGGCATTGAAAGCATCATTATCGTGACGGGTCGCAACAAGAAGTCGATTGAAGATCATTTCGATAAATCAGTGGAACTGGAACAGACGCTTTTGGAAAAAGGAAAAGAGGAGCTGCTTCGTGAAGTCCAAGCGATTAGCGAACTGGCCAGCATTCATTACATTAGGCAAAAAGAGCCGCTAGGACTAGGTCACGCCATCCTTTGTGCGGAACAATTCGTTGGCGATGAGCCCTTCGCTGTTCTGCTCGGTGACGATATCATGGTCTCGGAGGACCCGGCGCTGCTGCAAATGATGCGATTGTATGAACAAAAGGAGAAGACCATCGTCGGTGTTCAGCCGGTACCACGGCAGGAGGTTCATAAATACGGAATTATTTCATCAAGCGGTTCTCTACAAGGCGTCCATGAAGTTAAAGGTTTGGTGGAGAAGCCCTCCCCGGATACGGCACCTTCAGAGCATGCGATTATGGGGCGTTACATTTTGGAGTCTTCGATATTTTCAGTGCTGGCTAACCTTGAACGGGGAGCAGGTGGTGAATATCAACTGACTGATGCATTGCATGAGGTATGCCGTAATGAAGGTCTGCTTGCGCTAGATTTGATCGGCAAACGTTATGACATTGGTGATAAATTCGGCTACATTCAGGCTACGCTGGAGGTCGGATTGATGCGGGAGGAGTTGCGTCCATTACTGGTTCCATATTTGCAAAAGCTGGCTGCTAGTCAGAAGGAAAGTGAAGAAGTGGGGGCGTTACCTTGGGGTACACGCTAG
- a CDS encoding FAD-dependent oxidoreductase: MYEIAVIGAGPAGASAALFAAKAGKKTLLIDNDKGMTRRGWFENFYGISEVGGPDLVETGHKQAVKFGAELVAEQAINLTSSGNGFVIETEDGIIYEAKHVILATGALTDLAAKAGVETKDGTEPRIKTVVAVNPEGKTNIEGIWAAGTVAGVSVHAIITAGDGAKVAINVISELNGARYVDHDVLKA, from the coding sequence ATGTACGAAATCGCCGTAATTGGAGCCGGTCCTGCCGGTGCAAGCGCAGCCCTGTTCGCCGCCAAGGCGGGCAAAAAAACGCTGCTGATCGACAATGATAAAGGCATGACCCGTAGAGGATGGTTTGAGAACTTTTATGGAATTTCCGAAGTAGGCGGTCCTGATCTCGTAGAAACCGGACATAAGCAAGCCGTCAAATTCGGCGCTGAGCTAGTAGCAGAACAAGCTATTAACCTCACTTCCAGCGGCAATGGATTTGTCATTGAGACCGAAGACGGAATCATTTATGAAGCCAAACATGTTATTCTTGCAACAGGCGCCCTTACTGATCTAGCCGCCAAAGCAGGGGTGGAAACTAAGGATGGTACAGAGCCAAGAATCAAAACAGTTGTCGCTGTTAATCCAGAAGGCAAAACAAATATTGAAGGCATTTGGGCTGCAGGTACCGTTGCCGGAGTAAGTGTACATGCCATTATTACGGCAGGCGATGGCGCGAAGGTAGCCATTAATGTGATTAGCGAGTTAAATGGTGCGCGTTACGTGGATCATGATGTACTAAAGGCTTAA
- a CDS encoding sensor histidine kinase — MSTRFSTWFRKLPAPRSLRKQLLAISLLILSGLLLLIGVLQYILMRDFIYSNRAESMEAQIRSVPREMFFNFFNSYDEDTTTPNEGNTEYNGNLPGERNGENKIPNGQRTGENRRPLLLDAHTTLAIYSSDGTFRDLQQMTLSDSAAPRLTNEQYNNLLIHTTDRATGNYKLIEADDGTEHLAIFVNLYRPGNTRLLLQMSVNTGPLTDVILQQLMIYAGLSVIALLAGFFLYLPALRKTLVPLSNMGESAEIIDAGNLDIRFPINQGQTEIDKLAHSFNGMLERLEISFHNEREAKEQMRRFAADASHELRTPLTSIHGFLEVLLRGAADNKEQLYNSLRSMHGESKRINKLVEDLLLLARMDGAPQLRMTDLLLGEVISEMKPHLLLLADQRKVTFDISYGIHGKYEPNKIKQVILNLFHNAVQHTDTESGTIHLSLHARGNEAILTVQDNGCGISPEHIPHIFDRFYRSDSSRTRKYGGSGIGLSITKSIVEAHHGKISVSSTLGEGTTFRVTLPCEEGLAKRE, encoded by the coding sequence ATGAGTACGCGCTTCTCTACATGGTTTCGTAAGCTGCCCGCACCACGTTCTCTACGCAAACAGCTGCTAGCCATTTCGCTGCTCATTCTATCAGGATTGCTTCTTCTAATCGGAGTATTACAATATATACTCATGCGGGATTTCATATATAGCAATAGAGCAGAGTCTATGGAAGCGCAAATACGTTCAGTTCCCCGTGAGATGTTTTTCAACTTTTTCAATTCCTATGACGAGGACACCACAACTCCGAATGAGGGAAACACCGAGTATAACGGCAATTTGCCGGGGGAAAGAAACGGCGAGAATAAAATCCCAAATGGTCAAAGAACCGGTGAGAATAGGCGTCCACTCCTGCTGGATGCCCATACAACCCTCGCTATTTATAGCTCAGATGGCACCTTCAGGGACTTACAGCAAATGACTTTATCTGATTCAGCCGCGCCTAGATTAACGAATGAGCAATACAATAATCTGCTCATTCATACCACGGATAGAGCAACAGGAAATTACAAGCTCATAGAGGCCGATGACGGCACTGAACATCTGGCTATATTCGTGAATCTCTATAGACCTGGAAATACTCGATTGCTTCTCCAAATGAGCGTGAATACCGGACCTCTTACGGATGTAATCTTACAGCAATTGATGATCTACGCAGGTTTGTCAGTGATTGCTTTATTGGCTGGCTTCTTCCTATACTTGCCTGCCCTTCGAAAGACGCTGGTCCCTCTTTCAAATATGGGAGAGTCCGCCGAGATCATTGATGCCGGTAATCTGGATATCCGATTTCCAATTAACCAAGGCCAGACTGAGATCGACAAGCTGGCCCATTCATTCAATGGTATGCTCGAGCGTCTCGAAATATCCTTTCATAATGAACGGGAAGCCAAGGAACAGATGCGCCGCTTCGCTGCCGATGCTTCTCACGAGCTGCGAACGCCGCTGACCTCAATCCACGGTTTTTTGGAGGTCTTACTGCGTGGCGCTGCGGACAACAAAGAACAGTTATACAATTCATTGCGAAGCATGCATGGCGAATCGAAACGGATCAATAAGCTGGTGGAGGATTTGCTGCTGCTCGCTCGGATGGACGGCGCCCCTCAACTGCGGATGACGGATCTGTTGCTCGGTGAGGTCATTTCCGAAATGAAGCCGCATCTGCTCTTGTTAGCGGATCAGCGCAAAGTTACTTTTGATATCTCGTATGGCATCCATGGTAAATATGAACCCAATAAAATCAAACAGGTAATTCTGAATCTGTTCCACAATGCAGTTCAGCATACGGATACAGAATCTGGCACCATTCATCTCTCTTTACATGCTAGAGGAAATGAGGCCATTTTAACGGTGCAAGACAACGGCTGCGGGATTTCTCCAGAGCATATCCCACATATCTTTGATCGCTTCTACCGCAGCGATTCCTCTCGCACACGAAAATATGGTGGATCTGGAATCGGCCTTTCTATTACCAAGTCTATCGTGGAGGCACATCACGGCAAGATTAGTGTAAGCAGCACTCTCGGTGAGGGAACAACGTTTAGGGTTACCCTTCCTTGCGAGGAAGGATTAGCCAAGAGAGAGTAA
- a CDS encoding response regulator transcription factor has translation MKAAQGVRLLLVDDEPHILQFLELGLLNEGFEVRTAPDGITAISVAAEFKPHVAILDVMMPGMDGFELCHYLRSEETELAVIMLTAKDEVDDRVKGLTIGADDYMVKPFSFDELLARIQARLRNQFPGLLGEVRCGPFRIDSRRKEIRFKEEVLELSPTEYELLQYLVINQGLVLSKPMILDKVWGYDFGGEENIVEVYIRSLREKLGDKEHRIIRTLRGAGYRVDL, from the coding sequence ATGAAAGCAGCTCAAGGCGTTCGACTACTGCTCGTAGATGATGAGCCTCATATACTACAATTTCTAGAGTTGGGTCTCCTTAACGAAGGATTTGAAGTCAGAACCGCACCCGACGGAATCACAGCCATCTCGGTCGCTGCTGAGTTCAAGCCACATGTAGCCATCCTAGATGTCATGATGCCTGGCATGGATGGATTCGAGTTATGTCATTACCTTCGCTCGGAAGAGACGGAACTAGCCGTTATTATGCTAACTGCAAAGGATGAAGTGGACGATCGAGTCAAGGGTCTCACTATTGGTGCTGACGATTATATGGTCAAGCCCTTCAGCTTCGACGAATTGCTTGCCCGAATTCAAGCGCGGCTACGCAATCAGTTTCCAGGTCTGCTCGGCGAGGTACGCTGCGGTCCATTCCGAATTGATAGCCGTAGAAAAGAAATTCGCTTCAAGGAAGAAGTCCTTGAACTCTCACCCACGGAATACGAGTTATTACAGTATCTCGTTATTAATCAGGGCCTTGTACTAAGTAAACCCATGATTCTTGATAAAGTGTGGGGCTATGACTTTGGTGGTGAGGAAAATATCGTTGAGGTCTATATCCGTTCGCTTCGCGAGAAGCTCGGGGATAAGGAGCACCGTATTATCCGTACCCTGCGGGGAGCAGGCTACCGGGTAGATCTATGA
- a CDS encoding glucose-1-phosphate adenylyltransferase → MKKKEMVAMLLAGGQGKRLKGLTKSLAKPAVYFGGTYRIIDFPLSNCSNSGIDTVGVLTQYEPLILHSYIGVGSDWDLNRKNGGVFVLPPHERENGSSWYRGTADAIYRNLKFVDQFDPEHVLILSGDHIYKMDYHAMLQYHKERNADCTISVIDVPLEEASRFGILNTEDDLKIYEFEEKPAQPKSTLASMGVYIFKWEVLRKHLLEDGENVGSSHDFGKDIIPLMLEDGNSLFAYPFEGYWRDVGTVTSLWEANMDLLSDTPPLNLNDPSWRIFTRNPNQPAQYVAPGAKVSGCIINEGCIVHGEVNHSVLFYGVEVGEGSVITDSVIMPKVKIGKNVRIHKAIISENTVIDDYMEIGIERENENEILLIDNKSKKRKSAVAKTI, encoded by the coding sequence ATGAAGAAAAAGGAAATGGTAGCCATGCTATTGGCTGGAGGCCAAGGCAAAAGATTGAAAGGTTTAACCAAATCGCTTGCCAAGCCCGCTGTTTATTTTGGAGGGACCTATCGGATCATCGACTTCCCTTTAAGTAACTGCTCCAATTCAGGTATTGATACAGTTGGTGTGCTGACTCAATATGAGCCACTCATACTGCATTCTTACATCGGAGTAGGCAGTGATTGGGATTTGAACCGTAAGAACGGTGGGGTATTCGTGTTGCCACCGCATGAACGTGAGAATGGAAGCAGCTGGTATCGGGGAACAGCCGATGCGATTTATCGGAATCTTAAGTTTGTGGATCAGTTTGATCCAGAGCATGTTCTTATTCTGTCCGGTGATCACATTTATAAAATGGATTATCACGCTATGCTTCAATACCACAAGGAAAGAAACGCTGATTGCACAATTTCTGTCATTGACGTTCCGCTGGAGGAAGCAAGCCGATTTGGAATTTTGAATACGGAGGACGATCTAAAAATTTACGAATTTGAGGAAAAGCCCGCTCAGCCAAAAAGCACATTAGCTTCTATGGGTGTGTATATCTTCAAATGGGAGGTTCTCCGCAAGCATTTACTAGAGGATGGGGAGAATGTAGGATCATCCCACGATTTCGGCAAGGATATCATTCCTTTGATGCTGGAGGACGGAAACTCCTTATTTGCGTACCCTTTTGAAGGATACTGGAGAGATGTAGGTACAGTAACTAGCTTATGGGAAGCAAATATGGATTTGCTGAGCGATACTCCGCCACTTAATCTAAATGATCCCAGCTGGCGCATTTTTACACGTAATCCGAATCAACCTGCCCAATATGTTGCCCCTGGGGCGAAAGTGTCAGGCTGCATTATTAATGAAGGCTGCATAGTGCACGGAGAAGTGAATCATTCGGTTCTCTTTTATGGGGTAGAAGTGGGTGAAGGAAGTGTAATTACGGACTCCGTGATTATGCCTAAGGTCAAGATTGGCAAGAACGTACGCATTCATAAAGCGATTATTAGTGAGAATACGGTAATCGACGATTATATGGAAATAGGCATCGAACGGGAGAACGAGAACGAAATTCTGCTGATCGACAATAAAAGCAAGAAGCGAAAATCAGCTGTGGCCAAAACCATATAA
- the glgD gene encoding glucose-1-phosphate adenylyltransferase subunit GlgD, with translation MKQLMGVINLDHELDKLNELTYFRCGAAVPFASRYRLIDFVLSNMMRADLESVGLFVRRKYRSLMDHLGDGKSWDMNRKHGGLFILPPDWNDPTDTSLGDLQHYHNNLDLFKRGSAKYIVFSGSQHINTIDLQDLYSYHLEKGADVTVVYKKIEELQPEHDLCQRIEVDEENKVTNIHHEKDHPNLYLDIFIMEKKLFLEQVEHCIAHGESYFFRDVVQKNRHKFNIAAYEYHGYHAVINSLESYYKNSLELLQQENYFSLFKESPVQTKIKYEAPTRYLESANVSNSLVANGCIIAGTVENSVIFRGVQVRKGAKIINSVIMQKCVIEENAVIENVIMDKDVHLSKNRILVGDSKRPFVIAKSSKI, from the coding sequence ATGAAGCAACTCATGGGTGTAATTAATCTGGATCATGAACTCGACAAACTAAATGAACTCACTTATTTCCGCTGTGGTGCAGCCGTACCTTTTGCCAGTCGTTATCGGTTGATTGATTTCGTGCTTTCTAATATGATGCGTGCAGACCTGGAGAGCGTTGGCCTGTTCGTCCGCCGTAAATACCGTTCTCTAATGGACCATTTGGGTGACGGGAAATCGTGGGATATGAACCGCAAGCATGGGGGATTATTCATTTTGCCTCCAGACTGGAACGATCCAACGGATACTTCTCTCGGGGACTTACAGCATTATCATAACAATCTGGATCTTTTTAAACGGGGATCTGCTAAATATATCGTGTTTTCCGGCAGCCAGCATATCAATACGATCGATCTTCAGGATTTGTACAGTTATCATCTGGAGAAGGGTGCCGACGTTACAGTAGTGTATAAAAAGATTGAAGAACTGCAGCCAGAACATGATCTATGCCAGCGTATTGAAGTAGACGAAGAGAATAAGGTGACTAATATCCATCATGAGAAAGACCATCCTAATTTATATCTGGATATCTTCATTATGGAGAAAAAACTGTTCTTGGAGCAGGTGGAGCATTGCATTGCGCATGGAGAGAGTTATTTTTTCCGAGATGTAGTTCAGAAGAACCGACACAAATTTAATATCGCCGCATACGAATATCATGGCTATCATGCCGTAATTAATTCATTAGAGAGTTATTATAAGAACAGTTTGGAACTGCTCCAGCAGGAGAATTACTTCAGTTTGTTCAAAGAAAGCCCGGTACAGACGAAGATTAAATACGAGGCTCCAACCCGGTACTTGGAAAGTGCTAATGTCAGTAATTCGTTGGTGGCTAATGGCTGCATTATAGCTGGAACGGTAGAGAATAGCGTGATCTTTCGGGGGGTTCAGGTACGTAAGGGAGCGAAGATCATCAACTCAGTAATTATGCAAAAGTGCGTCATCGAAGAAAATGCGGTCATTGAGAATGTAATCATGGATAAAGACGTACATTTGAGTAAGAATCGAATTCTTGTTGGAGATAGCAAACGTCCATTCGTCATCGCCAAGAGCAGCAAGATCTAA